cccATCGATGCTTCCAGCAAatttacagggggaaaaaaaaaaacaacaaaacagactgTTTCTATCCCGATTAGAAATTAGCTGCAGAGATGGGAGCTGTCACTGAAGCCCTGAAGAAAGGTTTCTAGCTCTCAGTTTTTGATGTACCTGTGATTCAGTGCTAAGCTGGTTTGCTGTAGTACCCTGTGTTGGAAGTTACTATCTGAGTGACAGATAGCatattctgaaagaaaaggaCTTTGGTGTTCAACTTCACTTTACTTACAGGGTTTAGGGCTACAAAGAGAATGGTGAATTTAGGGGCTGAAGTTTTGTGAGtagcaggaaaaaaatctagGAACCTTACTGGTGACTGATGTACTTATCACAGAATTATTTAAGTAGTTTTATAGCTTTAGTGAAAACAAATTCTAAGAACATGTATTGTCACTTAAATATGCCATTCTCTGTGGCTAATCTGGTTTCCTGATGAAATGATTACATTGATAGGTCTAGCTTCTTTTCAACGACCATCAGTAAAGacagcatcttaaaaaaaaaaatgttttatagctttattaagctattattgatagatatgtcaATTTGAAGTATACAGGGTGATAATCTGATACccatatataaatcaataaatgtgatataccacactAATAGGTTGagagataaaaatcatatcatctcaatagatacagaaaaataagttaacaatcttccacatcctctccagatTAACAGCTCTCACCAAATGGGTATACAAGGAATGTACTGAAGCATAATAAAGGCCGTTTATGATAAAACcatagcaaacatcatactccATGGTGCAAGTTTGAAACCTTTTCCTGTAAGCTTAGGAACAAGACGGAGGTACCCACTCTTGCTGCTGCTTTGCAACATAAtgctagaagtcctagccatggcaaatagataagaaaaagaagtaaaagccttccaaatcagaaaggaaaagtaaattgtCTATGTGTGCAGATGATAAgagttttttaaatacagaaaatcccAAAGCCTCTACCAGAaacttagaactaataaatgcatTTGTTTAGTgatgttgcaggatacaaaaccaatgtacagaaatcactTCATTTCTTACACTGAGAACGagctatctgaaaaagaaataaaataatctagtttacaatagcatcaaaagaatAAGATACTTAAACATAAGTTTaaccaaagaaatagaagatatatacactgaaaattcaaagtaattgatTATAGAcattgaggaagacacacaaaaaaatggaaagatatcttgtgttcatggattgaaagaatatcTTAAAGTGTTTAAAGCTCGtcattataattataattctatAATGATTAATTCTATActtctatatattcaatgcaatgcttatcaaaattacaatggcattttttttttaccagaatagaaaaaacaatcttaaaattcatatggctaaagaccctaaatagccaaagatATTTAGTTTTGGCTAAATAGCCTTCTGAGGCTTCTAGCCTTCTGAGGTCTTTTGACAGATTAGAATagtgaaatgaattaaatatattctcctaGATACTCCTTGGATGGCCTTTGGCATCATGCAGTATGCAAAGGACAAACACCAAACTTTTTGCCTCCAAGTTTTGTACTTTTCTATGTTTATtggccttttaatttttcttccgtTATGAACTGtcaattcattctattttttgttttctactagTTCGGCTTATTTGACTTACCAGAGTAGAGGAAGGTATCTGTAATGATTAATTTATAtgctattattaaaaatgtattttattttcatgtttttaatatttaacatattttaaatccaAGAAAATTATATTGAGGGCCTTAGTTTGAATGCAATAATCTTAATGTACTTAATTGTGTGTTAACAGTTTTTGGTTgaattatcttctatttttccAATTTGCTGCACTCTGACCATTCTTTGGGTTGGTTTCCTATTGTTTCCGGGGGAAGGAAAGTGTGCCCACAcctctctatctccatctctctgccttctgtcctAATCTGTTTGTACCCCAAGTGTACACATCCTTCTCCATTATTCTGAGCCTTTCATATTTACTCATGCTTGCTGTTCTTATTTGTTGTTTGGACCTTTGAACACACAAAGAGACTTCGTTGACAAAATGTGTCAAGATTTCTAAGTTCTACAACtgttttcctgaaaatttttgagttttttccatttaaaaaacataaaatacatttttcctttcaatagAGATTTCCCTGGATTATatcataaaaaaatctaaaaagtatGTAGCTCTTTATTTTGTATAAGAAAATCCTAcacctctttcctccctccctgatAATCCTGTGAGACCGTTCCCTTGGACTCATGACCTCAGGCTGAGAATCCCAGAACTCTAATGCATCATTTGGTCACCACCTTGTGCTATAGCTAAATTAGGAGCCTTTCTCCAAATAGCAGAGTTTTGTTTAGCTTCTTGTCCTAGGGAGGGTGAGTGGAAGGATATGGGCAATGCTTATGCACGGGAGGAAATTCAGTGTGTGGAACTCCTCTGATTCCCTGAGCCTGATGTTATGAGATCTTTTGACAGATTAggtaggtggtggtggtgaagaggGGCGGAGGGGTTGGTGGACCATACTCTATAAGAAGACCGTCCTTCATAGGTTCCTATGCTTCCAGAGAGGAAGGGTATACGAAAATGAGCAGAAGCAGGAATTGTACAGGAGGGAAGAGTTGGGGCAACTGTATAGAGAAAGGTATgggaaagaaagtgaaatagatttttccagctttattcaGAAATAATTGATACACATCactatataaatttaaggtgtagaATATGATGGATTGGTttatgtatattgtgaaatgacaaACACGGTCgatttagttaatatccatcttTTCAtaggttaaataaaaagaaaaaatttttccttttgatgagaactcttaggattaaCTCCCTTAGCAATTTTCTTGTAGATCATAgagcagtgttaactatagtcataaTGTCGTACTGAAGTTGCTTTTTAATGGGAATCCAGATTTGAGAACGAAGATATGGGAGAAAGAGTAAAGCATAGAGTTGCCACAGGCTTACAATTACCGTACCTGCCTTTACTATCTCTGATCTGTATTGTGTTTTCTCCAGTTGTCAGCTCATCTGTGGCTCCGCTTGCTGCATTGCCCAGTATGTGATTTGGTCAAACAATTTCAATGTGACCTCAGGCCTCCAAgagtctctttccttctttctctgtctcttttttttcaaggGAATGCGTTTAGTTTGTTGTcaagtttgtaattttaattccagtttaggTGTGCAATATCATGTTTCAGAGGTTCtgtacattgctcagtgctcatcatgataagtgtacgcttaatccccttcacctaattcacccatcccctcacccacctcgtCTCTGGTAACCGCgagttctctattgttaagagtcaaAAGGATGTatgcactcctgtgtttattgcagcattatttacaatagccaagttatggaaacaaaGTGTCTATCTATatctgaatggataaagaagatgtggtaaatacatacacaatggaatattgttcagccataaaaagaatgaaaccttgccatttgcaacaacatggatggattgagagagtataatgctaagcaaaataagagaaagacaagtgcCACATGATCTCGCTCATATGCATAAtttaggaagcaaaaataatgaacaaaggATCTCTGACTGTTTTGATACCCCATTCTCCTTATTGTGCCAAATAAATACACTGCTCTAAAATTCTGGGTATCAGTTCGTGAACATTTCTGAATGGTGTCACAAAAAGATTTCCTCTGGCTTTTGTCTAAGTTTGTGATACCCAGCTTCATCCAGATCCTCAGAGTTGTTTGGAACCCCTTTATCTCATTACTGTAGATATCTGTCACTCTACACATTTTCTGCACATAGCATATTGCCTTATCTCCCCATTCCCCCCTTCCCAAACCTCTTCCCCTAGATGATTGACATTATTTGTCAGTTCCTGATTTTACTTTCTCCACTTTGGCACCATTGGTTATCTCCCTAAAATCatgattttctctgttttgatTTTCTCTGCTCTCTTGAATGGAACCAGCGATAGCTCAGCCCTAAATCTATGGCTTTTACTTAGTCTTCTCAATTTGATCACTGGTTAGCGTATGAAAATGAGCAGTTCCTTAATTCTTTGACATTCCTATCTCCCTGATTTTTGTATATAGAAGCAGGGCTTTTAAAAGGCAGATAATAGGGGagcctgtgctgacaggtcagagcctggagcctgctttggattctgtgtctcctcctctctgtgcccctcccacgctcatgctctgtctctctctctctgtcaaaaatacacattaaaaaaatgaaaaaaaaataaaaggcacataatatgtaaaaatagtaGTACTAGcaatataataatgataacaaatactatgtatttgttcttttttggcCATGCATGTTTCCTCCATTAGCTTTCTCTTATCTGTTTATATGTTAtcctttaaataattatttccttctcATAACTTCAAATTTTGGATGGCTTCTACGTTTTTGTCTCTAGCTGGGATATTTCTTGTCTGTCAATCACCATGACTTTTTACGAATAAATAGGCCAGACTTTGGTGAATCTTTGGCTCCAAAACTTTGGTGGATTTTGGTTTTTACCCCCCATTCTAATCAGCAACCATCTTTGTCCCTTCCCTTTAACTTGTACACTAATATGTAGGTTTAAGTCTTGTCTCTGTAGCTATAAAACCTTCGGTAagttaatttatatatgtattaaatgttTATGTGGGTGGGatagaatatttttctgaataaaatggaattctttccacatttactgaaatataatgaCCTATAACATTGTGCCAGTTTatggtgtactttttttttttttttgtattcttggtTAAAGTTTATAGGAGGTATCATTGTTTTAGACCATGAGCAAACATCCATATTTTCTTGATGTAGCCAAGATAGCACTGGATTTGGAATCAGAAGACCTGGTATTTGATTTCAAACCAAGTAACTATGTTTTTAGGTAAGTTACTTTTTtgaatttgagatttttcatttataaatgaaaacaattctaTCAGATATATCCACCCCTACAGATAATTAAAAGCATCAAATGTGTGAAAGTCCTTAGTAAAGACGCACcatgaaaataatgtatacttTTCCAACTCTAAGATTGCATTGTTAAAtgttttagaaacttttaaaatatagtgaaaaaaaatcattattttttttctgactttaacAATGGCATGGAAGATGACTACTAATTATATCGTGAAGCCTGGAAAATAGAAACTGTAAATTTCCTGATATGTTGGCTGTTACTGGAAACTGCCACCTCACGCCcggtcttccttttccttttacgTGCTGCTTCTTGTTTTCTAAAACTTCATAAAGTTAAACCATGAACCATTATAAGAGTTGAGATGAGGCTTGCCTATTCCCAAGTAGAAATTTATAGCAAGAATACCAGGCATCCTTTAGGGAGTGATTGGGAACTATGTTAATGCTTAGTTTTGAATGTGAAGAGTTCCTTTATGCATGCTGGACTTCATGGAAAAACATGgtagatgagaaaaacagaaactgaaaaatgatGGACTTGAGAAAATGGTTGTACTTCAGAGAAGTGTTATCAACTAAATGATCAGGATATCCTTGctacttattttgtgttttaggaaACACAAGAACCAGAAGAAATGGTCCTTTTCCTCTTCAAACTTATAATATATTTGAGGAGAGAAAATCTGTAATTGAAACCATTGAGGGGGCaccctgggtaactcagtcggttgagagtctcatttcggctcgggtcattttctcacagtttgtgagtttgagccccacattgggctgctggctctgagcccactttggatcctctgttccccctctttctctgtccctccttcgctggtgctgtctcaaaaagaaataaaatgttaaagaaattgaaaccaTTGAGGAATTATGATTAGTAGCAAAGGATTTGCTCTAATAAGAGAGCAGTTATTATCTCTTCTTAAAAggctttcctttcccctcttaGCTTATTAAACTCCTACTGGTTTTTCAAAACTGACAACACTTTCTGCTTTGTAAAGATGTCTCTGAATTTCACAGATTCTTGTGTGTCTTTCTTGTCCAAAAGTAGACATCTGGAATGTCTCCTATGATGCTATAtattgtggtttatttttaatgtggttaattattatttttccattaaagttTAAATTTCCTGACTTCTAGGAATAAGAGAGAAGAGATGTTTGTATAAAGTGTGGTTACTAGGAAAATTTTCATAGAGGAAATGGGATTTTGATTTACCTTTAAGGGATGGGTAAGGTTTGCAAGTGTTCTATATTGTACTACCCTATACTTAACGACTAGCCATAGGAGGCTttgggcacttgaaatgtggctagtgcaaccaaggaaatagatttttaatttcacttaataaCCATATGAAAGGAGTGGCTGCTGTTTTGGACTAAGTAGATCTAGGTTTGGCATACCTCTTCTCACTTTATCATTTTTCTAGCATATGGAGTCTGAAGTCATTTTTAGATTAGAAAACCTGGATTCTCTGTAAGTAGTTGTTTTTTCCTCCCTGGActactgttttctcctttgtaaattaTTAGCTTGGACTAGGTAATCATGAATGAGTTAGtgggataataatttttaatgtttatttttgggaaagagagagacaagagtgtgagtgggggaggggcagaaagagagggcgGCATGGAATCCAGCATCGAGTTCGAACTCATacactgcgagaccatgacctgagctgtggacgcttaaccaactgagccacccagacgcgtCTGTGGGGTATTTTTATgactgatttcactcatgtaCAACTgaggtgtgcacatgtgtgcatatataaatacacatattaaaGGACaaggggcaccagagtggctcagtcatttgggcatcctacttcggctcaggtcgtgatctcatggcttgtgactTCGatacccacattgggctctgtgttgacagctcggagcctagagcctgcttcagattttgtgtgtccctctctctctctgcccctcctctgctcatgctccgtctctctccttcaaaaataaatattaaaatttttttttaaataaaaggaaaagctttggaatccattttttttttctattgctaggtttttcttactctttccttTTGGTTCCAGTTATGAGGCTTTTTGTGCATTCGTGTATCTTTATTTTACCAGTACTTACTGTTTATTCTGCAACCTACCCCTTTTTTTCAGATCACCTCGCTTTTTAGCAGCAAATCTAAGTATTCTGGGAACCAGAGGGCTGGAGATGCAGAGTTGGACACACAGGCAAGAGAATATATCTCCTACATGGCAACATTTTAGTCTGAAAAAAATAGGTAACAAGTAGAGAGATTCATGTAGTCATGCAAAATTAGGGGCAGGGAACCATAAGACTTGGCATTGGATCACAGACAATTGAGAGAATTGAAATGGAAGAGAGgagataagaaaaattaaaggccAAGGTTGATGGAAGGATGGGAGAGAGTCATGGTTATGTGGTAACTGTGAAATTAGTGGGCATATCTTCATCCAAACTCCCAAAGCTTAGGGCTCCAATAGCTATAACCAAGGTTCACACACTTCAGAGATTATAAAGACTCTGGACAGATAAATGGCATTGGCTTCCTTAACTTCCCTGCCTTCCCATAACACCCCATTCTCCTTGCACATCTCGGGCGAGTCCTGCTAACCATCTTTCTAGGTACTTATAGTTTCTGGGTTTCATGCAAGTACTCTGTGCCATCAACATCTATTCTGCCCTTGGTCCTGGCATACACCCAAGTCACCTCTATATCCTAAGTCAGGTTTCCTTAGCTTGCCACTACCCTGTGGGCTTAGTGTGAATTGCAAAAGTGATTGTAGGTAGTGGTATAAGACCTACTACAAGAGACATAATATGTGTCTGAGATGAGTTGAGGGTAAGAAATAAGACGACTTGAATGACTGAGGAATTGTTGTATGAACAGTTCAAATAGTaccagtgaggggtgcctgggtggctcagtcaattaagcatctgaggttggcttaggtcatgatctcatggttggtgggttcaagccctgcatcaggctgtttgctggcaccatggagcctgcttgggattctctctctttctccctcttttacccctccccacccccccgtccctccttctctgtctctctctctcttttcctctctctctgctctccccctctggtgctgtctctgtctctgtctctctccgtataaatgcataaacttaaaatactaaaaaaaagcaATAGCAGTGAATTCTGGCAAATGCAGTCTTtacctcttctttgtttttctgtttgtgttgtATGCACCACCTTGCCTGCCCCTCCCGATCCTTGCTATATACatctatgttttcatatttgcttCATTGTCTTGTTTATAGATCGATAGTCCTGGCAGCCATGGTGTTAGGAATATTGCACGTGGAAGTGACTCAACTGCTTTAGGTGACCCCagtaaaatgcatatttaataatGACCCTGAGAAGGAATTGAGGGGACACCTTGTTTTCACAATGTGAATAGCCTTGattgattattcattttaatgtagaACTTTATTAACATTCTCATTTTagtttcttgttattttcttttgtctggaAACATTCTAGCGGATAAATCAATGGATAGAGCAAATCACTCTGTGGTGTCAGAGTTTGTGTTCCTGGGACTCACCGATTCCTGGGAGATCCAACTTCTCCTCTTTGTGTTCTCCTCTATGGTTTATGTGGCAAGCATGATGGGAAACTCCCTCATAATGCTCACTGTGATTTCTGACCCTCACTTACACTCCCCCATGTACTTTTTGTTGGTCAACCTGTCCTTCATTGACCTGGGaatttcttctgtcatttctcCGAAGATGATTTATGACCTTTTCAGAAAGCGTAAGGTCATCTCCTTTGGTGGCTGCATCGCTCAAATCTTCTTCATCCACGTCATTGGTGGCGTGGAGATGGTGCTGCTCATCGCCATGGCCTTTGACAGATATGTTGCCATATGCAAGCCTCTGCACTATTTGACTATTATGAAccgaaaaatgtgtattttgcttaCAGTTGCTGCCTGGGTAATTGGCTTGACCCACTCTGTGATTCAACTGGTTTTTGTAATAACATTGCCATTCTGTGGCCCTAATGTGTTAGACAGCTTTTATTGTGACTTTCCTCGGTTCATCAGACTTGCCTGCACAGACACCTACCGTCTAGAGTTCATGGTCATAGCCAACAGTGGGTTCATATCTCTGGGATCATTCTTCATATTGATTGTCTCGTACATTTCTATCCTGATCACTGTTCGGAAACACTCTTCAGCAGGCACATCTAAGGCCCTCTCCACTTTGTCAACTCATGTCATGGTGGTGATTTTGTTCTTTGGCCCTTGCATCTTCGTTTATATCTGGCCTCACCCCACCTCACACCTAGACAAATATCTTGTTGTCTTTGATGCAGTTCTCACTCCTTTTTTTAACTCAGTCATCTATACATTCAGGAACAAAGAGATGAAAGTGGCAATGAGGAAAATGTGTAGTCGGTTTATTATTTATAGAAGGATTTCTTAAATGACACAAGTATTACAAAATTTCCTTACTGACTTGAAGTAACATTACATATCTATAGTTTGAATACCAGGTTCCACGTACCTTACTACCACTGAGTTGTCCCAGATTAAAATAACAAGGGTCTTAAAAAATCTTAACTGAGAGTTTGTGTTGCTGCCTATGGTTGGTTGAAGGAAGCATGTGGTGTAAAAACAAGTAGCTCCCAGAGAAGGACAATTGCTTGTCTCTCGGGAGACATTACCTTGATGAATTTACTGTGGTCTAGAATTCAAAATTGTGTCTCTTCAGTGTCTGAGTGTGTTACATAAGGGAATGCTGATTGACACTAAATAAATTGATACTAGATAGAAATATATACGTATGTCAAGGTGTCGTTTGATTAATTTGCTGTAAAAGATCAGCAAGTGGTCTGAACTTTCATGTAAGCCTAATTGATTAATTCAGTGAAGGGAAATGTATGAGAAGTCAAGTGATGGTAAGGACATTAATGAGGAGGGAGACGGAGTAAGAGGAGTCAGCTGGACACTCAAATAATCACATgagattttgatgcctttgaggATAGGCCTGCCatcagaagtagaaaaataatggATCCTTAGGCGAGACCGCCTTTCTGTCGGACAGAGCTGGTTGGTCTCACAAGATTTACCTTTTGACTTTTGTTTGTACTCTGTTTCAGACTATCTAACTCCTATGTTCTTTAAGATTCgttctcatttttgtttgtaaCTAGCCaggttcttcctttttcttcttctgaaataaTACTATTCCCATTGCATTTACAGGGTTTGAGTCATTGCAAGCTAAGTTTTAGTTTTGGAGGTGTTTTGTATATGACTGTATTATATTCTATAAGAATGTGGGATTTGCATACATGGATTTAGAAATTTCAGTTCATATCCATTTTAACAGAGAAGAACCGAGTCTCATTCTCAGAGATGTAGTACAAATAACTCTGAACCTTATGTATCCTTACACATAGTCCTTAACCAGTTTATCAGTATTCCTATTGTCTTGTAAGTGGTCCTTATTAATGAAATTACAATGTCACTTGctaatttatttgtgttttctttcgaTTTCCATTGCTCTTTTTAtcactcattcattatttttgacaCCCCTGATGGAtacttggaaaacagtttagtagCTAGCACTTATACTCAGTCTCCTAAGATTTGTTTGGAAGTAGTGTCTTTAAAGGGGAGATTCCAGGTTTCTCTTTTACTGATTAAATAATGTTCAGTAGGCTAGCAGGGATTGCCAGATTcctctctgatttaaaaaaatttctattccTCCCAATCTtatgtctttcttctcttctatcAGGCCTGTATGTATGATAAGACAGATTCGCCAACTGCATAGTACCTGAAGATTTTCTGTATCACTTAATTTTAAAGGTCATTCTTTGTACTCTGAAGAAATAACTACTTTTAGTGGACATCTAGTCTGTCATTTGCTCAAATCAGCAACCTGCTTCTCCTGGTAAATGTAGCTTTGTCTTGCCGTAACCATGTCATGTCATATGACTGAAGGCGACATGTAAATCCTACCTCTCTGACGACTTCTGTTTGCTTAAAGGATGCTTCTGAACCAAGTCTTGATGACACATCTCTTAGCCATAGGTGAAGGCTTCAGGTATGAGCCTCTGACCAAGATGGGCCAAATCTGAGCTTTTCCTCAGGATCGTAGAcccaagaacagagagaaaacaagctcATCCCTTTTTGAGCTGTGATATGGAGAAACTGCTGGCCATCATATTTCCTGCTGTCAAAAATCAAGTCTGGGATACTGAAAAAACTTATGTGGAAAAAGACATAGGATT
The sequence above is a segment of the Panthera leo isolate Ple1 chromosome B3, P.leo_Ple1_pat1.1, whole genome shotgun sequence genome. Coding sequences within it:
- the LOC122222250 gene encoding olfactory receptor 4F3/4F16/4F29-like, with the translated sequence MDRANHSVVSEFVFLGLTDSWEIQLLLFVFSSMVYVASMMGNSLIMLTVISDPHLHSPMYFLLVNLSFIDLGISSVISPKMIYDLFRKRKVISFGGCIAQIFFIHVIGGVEMVLLIAMAFDRYVAICKPLHYLTIMNRKMCILLTVAAWVIGLTHSVIQLVFVITLPFCGPNVLDSFYCDFPRFIRLACTDTYRLEFMVIANSGFISLGSFFILIVSYISILITVRKHSSAGTSKALSTLSTHVMVVILFFGPCIFVYIWPHPTSHLDKYLVVFDAVLTPFFNSVIYTFRNKEMKVAMRKMCSRFIIYRRIS